DNA sequence from the Cohnella herbarum genome:
ATTCCGCGATCAGCATGTTCAGTTCGACCTTCTCTCCCGAAGGCTTGGCGTTCGAACTGGATGGGGCAGGGGTCTGGGAAGCGTTATTTTCCTTGTTCTTGTCGCCTCCGCAGGCGGACAACATTGCCGTTAACATCGCCATTACGATAATAAGCACTGACCATTTCTTAGTTTTCATAGTAGATCCTCCCTAGTCGGTCCTCGGTTTGTTCTGCTCTTTTAGCTAGGTTTGCTTATGTGGCGCGTTGACCGCCCGTTCACCCCTTTATTTTCATATCCTTTATTGCGACCGAATTCGCATAGCGTTGCGTTATAAGAATTCGGTTACTGCCATTTATTAAACAGTGTTTACCCTGTTAAACTCGAGTGTAAAGTGATCGATTTACGATGTCAAGAAAAAACTAGATAACCTAACGTATGAAAATGAGTGTATTCGTTTTCAATTTCGAGTAAAACGCTTGCAATAGATTATTCTGCGACTATTGAGTTAGGTTTTCTGTCATCTATATCGTGTATTGCCTCCTATAGTGGATTCCTTTATAATGAAATTATCTAACAATTGACTGTTCATTTCTTTGTGTACTTTTTATAAACGTCGTTTAACAATGGGGGATTACCTTTTGGATACATCCAAAAAATATACCGTACCTGCACTAGAGAAGGCTCTTGCCATTATCGAGACGCTCGCCGATCAAGAAGTGCCGATGGGCGTGTCGGAATTGTGCAAGAAAGTAAACGTCCCTAAGACCAGCGCCTTCTTTATTTTGAACACGTTGGAGCAGAATCAATACATTACCAAGAGCGAGGACGGCAAGTATTTGCTAGGCAATCGTTTCGTTAACTTGGGACAGAGCATCCTGAACCGCATCGATATTCGCCAGCACGCCAAGCCGTTCATGGAAGAATTATGCCGCGAGACGGGTTTTACCGTTCATTTGGCGATATTGGATCAAGGAGAAGCCGTCTATATCGAGAAGGTGGAGAACCAGGCATTCGTCAAGTTTTCCACCTATATCGGCCAACGGTGGCCGCTTCATGTTTCCGGCGTAGGCAAAGCCCTTGCCAGTCAATTGACCGACGAAGAGCTGGAGCAGATCGTCGAACGGGTCGGCTTGTCGGCGAAGACGGATAATACCGTGACGTCTTTGAAGGAATTCAAGGCGGTGTTAAGCGCCGCTCGCAAGCAAGGTTACGCGATCGAAGACGAAGAAGGGGAAGTCGGCATCCGTTGCATCGGTTCGTCGGTCTTCGGCCATGACGGCAAGCAGAAGGCCGCCATCAGCATTACCGCGCTTAGAAGCGAATTGCCCGTTCAGGAAATTCCGGTCATCGGGGATAAAGTAAGACGCATCGCGCTCAGAATTTCCGCGCATCTCGGTTACCGCCTTCCGGCTTCGCCCGGTGAGGCAAGCAACGCGAAATAGCGGCGCGATTAGGACAATTGCAGACAGCTAATTCGGCCCAGTAACGGTGCTGAACGCCGCTATTTCGCTCGGGGAGTCGATTTTCGACTCAATAACGGTGCTGAGCACCGCTATTCCGCTCGGGGAGTCGGCTTTCGGCCCAGTAACGGTGCTGAGCACCGTTATTTCGCTTGGTGAGTCGGTTATCGGCCCAATAGCGGTGCTGAGCACCGTTATTTCGCTTGGTGTGTCGATTTTCGACTCAATAACGGTGCTGAACGCCGCTATTTCGCTCGTGGAGTCGATTTTCGACTCAATAACGGTGCTGAGCACCGCTATTCCGCTCGGGGAGTCGGCTTTCGGCCCAGTAACGGTGCTGAACACCGCTATTTCGCTCTCGGAGTCGGTTTCCAGCTGCGATAGTTCCTAGCGCGCGGTGAGGGAACACTTGACCCCTCGCTATTCGGGGCATATAATAAAAAACAATTTAATCCTTCAGGCCGTGACCAAAGACACGATTGCCTTCTAGGGCTGTACAGAGAAAGGGGCGCAAGCTGAGAGCCTCTACAGCGACCGGAAGGCGGTTACCCCTTTGCAGCCGCGACGTTGAACCCGGGAATGCGATCTCTCCCGGCGGTAATCGTCGCCGTTTTATCCCCGTTACCGGATACCGAATAAGGATTTGTCGAGACGGCGCATGTGGGCCGGACGGCAAATCGAATGAGGGTGGAACCACGAGCTGAACGCACTCGTCCCTTTGTGGGGAGAGGCGTTTTTTTGCGTTCAGAAAAATCAAGGGAGGATTTGCATCGTGGATATCCAGGTGAAGTTAGCGGACGGCAAAGTAAGGGAGTTTCGTCAAGGGACGACGATCGCGCAAGTGGCGGAGGCTATAAGTCCGGGACTGCGGAAAAACGCGGTCGCGGGTAGAATTAACGGGATCGCCGCGGACTTGAACAGACCGATCGAAGAGGATGGCCAAGTCGAGATCATTACGTTGGACGGCAAAGACGGACTAGAGGTATACCGGCATAGCGCCGCTCACTTAATGGCTCAGGCGATCAAGCGGATTTACGGCAATCAAGCGGTTAAGCTCGGGATAGGTCCGGTCATCGAGGATGGATTCTATTATGACATCGATATCGAGAAACCTCTGTCGATCGACGATCTGGCGGCCATCGAGAACGAGATGGGGAAAATCGCGAAAGAAGATTTGCCGATCGTTCGTCGCGTCGTAAGCCGGGCGGAAGCTCTGGCGATTTTCGGAGAGCTCGAAGATCCGTATAAGTTAGAGTTGATTCGGGATTTGCCGGAAGAAGCGGCCATCACGATCTACGATCAAGGGGAGTTTTTCGATCTGTGCCGGGGACCGCATCTTCCTTCCACGGGCCGGATCAAGGCATTTAAGCTGCTTAGCGTAGCCGGTGCCTATTGGCGCGGGGACTCGGACAACAAGATGCTGCAACGGATTTACGGTACGGCTTTTCCTAAGCAGGCCCAATTGGAAGAGCATCTGCACCTCCTCGAGGAAGCGAAGAAACGCGATCATCGCAAGCTCGGCAAGGAATTGGAGCTGTTCATGTTCTCCGAAGAAGCGCCCGGCATGCCGTTCTATCTTCCGAAGGGGATGACCATTCGCACGGAGTTGGAGAACTTCTCGCGCGAGATGCAAGGTTACCACGGCTATGACGAGGTTCGCACGCCGCTCATGATGAACAACCGGATCTGGGAACAGTCCGGGCATTGGGATCATTACAAAGAAAATATGTATTTTACGAAAGTGGACGACACGACGTTCGCGCTAAAGCCGATGAACTGTCCGGGTCACATGATTATATATAAAAACAGCTTACGCTCCTATCGGGAGCTGCCTATCCGCTTGTCGGAGTTCGGCCAGGTGCACCGTCACGAATACTCCGGAGCGTTGAGCGGCATGATGCGGGTTCGGACGTTCTGCCAGGACGACGCGCATATTTTCGCCAGACCGGATCAGATCGAAGAGGAAGTCGGACGCGCCATCGCCCTGATCGATCGCATGTACCAGGTGTTCGGTTTCGAATACCGGATCGAATTGTCTACGCGACCGGATGATTTCATGGGCTCCGAGGAGTTATGGGACCGGGCGGAGAAGGCATTGCAGAACGTGTTGGATACGATGGGAATCGAGTATCGGATCAATCCGGGCGACGGGGCGTTCTACGGTCCGAAGATCGATTTCCATATTCTCGACGCGCTTAAGCGCAGTTGGCAGTGCGGAACGGTTCAGTTGGATTTCCAGATGCCGGAAAAATTCGATCTTGTCTATATCGGCGAGGACAACCAGAAGCACCGTCCGGTCGTCATTCATCGCGCGATATTCGGTTCGATCGATCGTTTCATGGGAATTTTGACCGAACATTACAGCGGCGCCTTCCCGCTCTGGCTGGCGCCGGTTCAGGCGAAGCTGCTCCCCGTCTCGGACAACTATTTGTCCTATGCGCTGGAAGCGAAGCGAATTCTGGCCGAGGCGGGAATCCGGGCGGAAGTCGATATTCGCAACGAGAAGCTCGGCTATAAGATTCGCGTGGCGCAACTGGAGAAGATTCCTTATATGCTCGTGATCGGCGAGAACGAGAAAAACGCGAATACGGCATCCGTCCGTAAGCGGGGGAAGGAGATCTCGGTCAAATAAGCGTTCGGGAGATCGCCGACCGTATCGTGGAGGAAATCCGCGCGAAGCAATAAATAAAGGCGGGACAGCGCGATTCGCCGACCAGAAAATATCGCATGTTCCGCCCCGAAAAAAATGAATTCCCTCCTTCCTCGTTTGCTGATAAAGTGGAGGTGCGCCTGCCTTCGAAAGCGTTCGCGCCGATTCCAGAGATTCGCCTCCTTCGGACTTCGTCCGCAAGAGGCTTTTCTTCCTTATAGAGGTTGTTCAAAAAGTCATTTTTTGATCACGAAGTGAAGCAAGAAGCGGGTTCGACATCGAATCTTGGGAAGGGGCTCCTTATGATCTACTCGCTTAGAACCCGATTGTCCGCCACTTTTATCGTCGTTTTTATCGTTCCTTTTATTACGATGGTCGCCGTCTTTACGCAAGTGTCCAACTCGGTGATCGGGACGTCCATCGAAGAATCCACCTCGCAGACGATGGATCAGTACGCCGCGTTCGTTAACACGCTAACGACCTCTGTCGAAGACGTCGCGAATCAGGTGCTAAGCAACGAAGTGACCCAGCAGTGGATCGGCATGCA
Encoded proteins:
- a CDS encoding IclR family transcriptional regulator, with the translated sequence MDTSKKYTVPALEKALAIIETLADQEVPMGVSELCKKVNVPKTSAFFILNTLEQNQYITKSEDGKYLLGNRFVNLGQSILNRIDIRQHAKPFMEELCRETGFTVHLAILDQGEAVYIEKVENQAFVKFSTYIGQRWPLHVSGVGKALASQLTDEELEQIVERVGLSAKTDNTVTSLKEFKAVLSAARKQGYAIEDEEGEVGIRCIGSSVFGHDGKQKAAISITALRSELPVQEIPVIGDKVRRIALRISAHLGYRLPASPGEASNAK